In Xenopus tropicalis strain Nigerian chromosome 5, UCB_Xtro_10.0, whole genome shotgun sequence, one genomic interval encodes:
- the LOC100487238 gene encoding phospholipase ABHD3, which translates to MSHQQTSIQRWTLSLCPVLLAVASAYVWFYRSRICKKPRFVSAPPFRVFLERHCPVVREKFSPTIWCFGGRIQTILRVVLLPKPPVPYRNEILKTADGGQISLDWVDNNESSRFPDAASRPTVIFLPGLTGNSRQSYILHLVRQASRDGYRSVVFNNRGFGGEELLTPRTFCAANTDDLSVVVSHVHKQFPDAPVVAVGVSLGGMMLLNYLAAQGPSARLWAALCFSTPWNVFESTRSLEEPLNYFLFNYSLNKSLRSATEQHRRVIGRAVDVDYVLQSRSIREFDERYTSVVWGFPSCDEYYTQASPDSKLGHIRTPVLCLNAADDPLSPGTAIPVAEASTNPHVALLIPAHGGHIGFLEGLIPNHQQYMDRVFQQFVGAILEHREELNLGQRP; encoded by the exons ATGTCGCACCAACAAACCTCCATCCAACGTTGGACCCTGTCCCTCTGCCCCGTCCTGTTGGCTGTGGCCTCTGCCTATGTGTGGTTCTACCGCTCCCGCATCTGTAAG AAGCCCCGCTTTGTATCTGCACCGCCGTTCCGGGTATTCCTGGAGCGCCATTGCCCCGTAGTGCGGGAAAAGTTCAGCCCAACCATCTGGTGCTTCGGTGGGAGGATCCAGACGATCCTGCGAGTGGTTCTGCTGCCCAAGCCCCCCGTGCCCTATAGAAA TGAGATTCTAAAAACCGCAGATGGAGGACAAATCTCGCTGGACTGGGTCGATAACAATGAGAGCTCTCGCTTCCCCGACGCAGCCTCGCGCCCCACCGTCATCTTCCTGCCCGGGCTAACGGGGAACAGCCGGCAGAGCTACATCCTGCACCTGGTGCGCCAGGCCAGCCGGGACGGGTATCG ATCCGTGGTGTTCAACAACCGTGGTTTTGGGGGAGAAGAACTGCTG ACCCCCCGTACCTTCTGTGCTGCCAACACTGATGACCTGAGTGTAGTGGTGTCTCATGTCCATAAACAGTTTCCGGATGCCCCTGTGGTGGCTGTTGGGGTATCGCTGGGAGG GATGATGCTGCTGAACTACCTGGCTGCGCAGGGCCCCTCGGCCCGGCTTTGGGCCGCACTCTGCTTCTCCACCCCATGGAACGTGTTCGAGTCCACTCGGTCTCTGGAGGAGCCGCTCAACTACTTTCTCTTCAACTATTCGCTGAACAAGTCCCTGCGGAGCGCCACTGAGCA GCACCGCCGGGTCATTGGCAGAGCGGTAGATGTGGATTACGTACTGCAG TCCCGCTCCATCAGGGAGTTCGATGAGCGCTACACCTCGGTGGTTTGGGGGTTCCCCTCCTGTGATGAGTATTACACCCAGGCCAGCCCGGACTCCAAACTGGGCCACATTCGGACCCCTGTTCTCTGCCTCAATGCTGCAGATGATCCATTGTCCCCCGGGACAG CCATTCCTGTAGCTGAAGCCTCGACCAATCCCCACGTGGCTCTGCTCATTCCCGCCCATGGGGGGCACATCGGCTTCCTGGAAGGTCTGATCCCCAACCACCAGCAATATATGGACCGGGTCTTCCAGCAGTTCGTTGGggccattttggagcacagagaagAGCTGAACCTGGGGCAGAGACCCTGA